The window GGTTGGTTCAGAGGATCGATGTGCATTGCTATCGAAGAGTAACGGGGCGGCAGCGAGACCAATCCCGGCCGAGCCACTGATAGAGATACCTTCACGGATAATGTACAAGGATATGCGGCAGCGTTGCGGCCTGGATGATCTGTTTCGGCCAATACAGTGGTTCGACCACCCGCTGGAGACGATAAATCCACATTTACTGCAGGACCCTGTAACCGGTCTTTGGTGGCAGCGGTGCGGGAGTGGATTTGCTCTTGATTGGCAACAGGCGCATGAATATGTAGAACATTTGAACTTGAATAACTTTCAGGCTAAGAGCAACTGGCGTTTACCAACGGTGGAAGAGCTGGTATCAATTTTGAGAGCCCCGACCGCCTACAGGGAGTTTTGTCTGCCCCCTCAGTTTGAACCTGGATTACACTGGCTCTGGTCGGCAGATCATTGCACCCAAAAGGCCGCCTGGATGGCCGATATAATGGAAAGTTATATCGGCAGGCTTGATAAAGACGGGACTGCGACAGTGTGTGCCGTCTCCTGTGACAGGTGATTTCTGTAGCGGTAGGTTTCCCTGGATAAAATTAGAGAATCGTCTTGAGCACTGAGTCATGCTTTGACTTTTTGTTGGCTGTGGTATGTTTTGCTTTCGGTTGCTCTTCAGTCAGGGCCGTGGCGATGTTGTCAGCTTTTGGGAAAATTTAATTGAGTTTTTGTGGTGAAAATAGAAGTGTGAAGGGTATGCAGGCAGTGGATTCACAGGGGCGTGGGACCTTTCTGGAATTGGGGGTTTCCATTCCGGCCTTTTTCTTGTTGCTGCTTGCTATTCAACTCTTATTTACGCCAGGCCTTTTGCGCCAGGGCGCCCATCTTTACGTTCCATATAAAAAGATAGTCGTTGGAGGAAGCATGGGTAATCCTCCTTATCAATATCTCGACGAAAACAATCAACCGGCAGGATATAATATCGACCTTACCAAAGCGGTAGCTGCGGAAATGAAGGTTGAAGTTGAAATCGTTTTAGGTGATCCGATTGAGCTTGAAAGGGAGTTTCTGGCTGGTCATATCGATTTGTTGCAGGGGGTAACCAGGGCGGATAGCGGTGTCACCAGCTATCCCTTTTTCCGTCATAGCGCATACAGTCAAAAGCTTTTTGCCAACGTTGAGTATCCTGAACGAGTTCAGTCACTGAATCAATTGAAAAGCGGTAGGGTCTATCTCAGTCGGAAGACACCTCTTCTGGAGCAGATAATCGAAGATTATCGCCATCTGGAATTTATTCCTGTCTCTTCACACGCGGAGGCTCTCAAGCAATTGAGCAATGGTGCAGCTGACTTTGTGTTGATTACTCACTTGCCAGGTGTGCAGCTAAGCAAGCAGTTGGAATTTTTTGAGCAGGAACTGCCCAACGCAAGGATCGTGCAGGTCGGTGAATTACGTTCAGAGCTGGGTTATGGCTATTCATCCCGCAAGGATAATGTTGAGCTTTTGGAGCATGTCCGAGAAAGTTTCACGAATCTTGAACTCAGCGGCAGACAAAAAGAGATCAAGGAGCAGTGGCTCGGGAAAATGGACAACTCCGAACCGAGCAGACGAGAAAAAAGCGTCCAATTAGGGGGGCTTATTTTCAGCCCCCTGCTGTTGGTGGTCTGTATGGCATTCTATTGGAATCATTCATTGAAGAGGGAAGTTGGACGTAGGAGCAGGGAGTTGGCAATACAGCACCACCAGCTTATCCAGGCCGACAAGATGACGTCTCTTGGCATTCTGGTAGCCGGCGTAGCCCATGAAATAAATAACCCTGCGGCACTTGTGCTCCACAATCTTTCTACCTTAAAGAGAATCTCCGAGGCTTCAAGCGAGGTTCTGGAGGAGCGATACGCTAAAGAGGGAGATTTTTTCATCGGCGGTCTTCCATATTCCATGTTGCGGCAGGAGAATGCACAGATTTATGGCGAGATGGAGGACGGTATGGGGAGAATTGTTCAGATTGTCAACGATCTGAAGGATTTTGCCAGAAAGGATTCGATAGATTTGAGTGAATCGACCTCTTTGAATAGGGTGGTCAAAGCTGCACTTAGACTGCTTGAGAGTTCACTGCGTAAACGCTTTGCCACCATCCAGGTTAAGTTGGCCGAAAATCTCCCAGATTTTTCCGGCAACAGTTCCAGGGTTCAGCAGGTTGTTATTAATCTGGTGATGAACGCTGTGCAGGCTGGTGGAGAGCGAGAGTTGGATATCATCGTGATGACTTCTTATGACCAGACGGGGGGCGAATTGGTGCTGCGGGTTAAGGATAACGGTGTAGGCATAAGCAATGAACAGCTCGTATACCTTTGTGATCCGTTTTACACAACGAAAAGAGAGCAGGGGGGAACCGGCCTTGGGCTCTCCATATCAGAACAAATAATTAAAGAGCATCGTGGGCGACTTCAATTTGATTCTGAAGTTGGTCGTGGCACGACTGTATCCATGTATCTCCCTGTTATGAAAGGCCAGAGTATTGCAGATGAAAAAGACTCTTTATCCTGATTTTGGTGTGTTGCTCGTCGATGACGAAAGCAGCTGGTTGAGAACCATCTCCATGACCTTAGCCATTGAGGCGGGTGTAACCAATGTTTATCGCTGTTCAGATAGCCGTGAGGTACGAGGTATTTTATCACAGAATGATATCGGTCTGGTGCTTCTCGACCTGAATATGCCTCACATATCGGGTATGGATCTGCTTGCCATGGTTGTCGAGGAGTTCCCGCAGGTAAGTGTCATTGTTGTCAGCGGGATGAATCAGGTGGATACCGCGGTAAAAAGCATGAAAAAGGGTGCGCTCGATTTCTTCGTCAAAACAGATGATGTCGACAGGCTGATAAAAGGGGTCCAGCGAGCCTTGAGGTCGACCGAACTGGAGCGGGAAAACCGGCAGATGCGTAGCCGCTTTTTTACAGGAGCTCTGGAGAACCCTGAACTCTTTGAGGAGCTGGTTACGAGAAGCTCCACGATGTTTTCAGTTTTTCAGTATATTGAGGCTATTGCGGTAAGCTCTCGTCCGGTTTTGATAACCGGGGAGAGTGGGGTTGGCAAAGAGTTGGTTGCCAGGGCGATACACAAGGCGAGTCGTCGCAGCGGTCCTCTGGTTTCTGTGAATGTGGCCGGTCTTGATGATAATATTTTCTCCAGCACACTTTTCGGGCACAAGCGAGGGGCTTATACCGGGGCGGAGGAAAGTCGGGGTGGAATGGTGGAACAAGCAGCATATGGGACACTTTTTCTCGATGAAATCGGAGATTTGAGTATCGCCTCACAGGTGAAGCTTCTCCGTCTGTTACAGGAGGGGGAGTATTTTCCTCTGGGCAGTGATGTTGTGAAAAGAATGAATGCCAGGGTCATCGTAGCTACACATCAGGATTTGGCAGCCAGTCAGGCAGAGGGCCGACTCCGTAAAGATCTCTATTACAGGCTTTGTGGACACCATGTTCATATTCCTCCATTGAGGGAACGTAAAGAGGATATTGCTCTTCTGCTTGATTTGTTTTTAGCGCAGGCCGCTAAGGAATTTGGCAAAAAGATGCCGTCTTACCCGAAAGAATTGATACCGCTTCTTGAAAACTATTCATTTCCCGGAAATATCCGTGAGTTTAAGGGCATGGTCTTTGATGCAATGACTCTGCACAAAAGCAGAATGCTTTCCATGGACGCCTTTAAGCGAGTCATCGACGGTCACGCCCCTGTACATGACAGAGCGACTCTTCAAACCAATTCGGTTTTCAATGATGAGATTCAGCTTCCATCACTGAAAGAGGTGGCTTCGCTTCTTGTTGTGGAAGCCATGAAAAGAAGTAGAGGCAACCAGTCTCTTGCAGCACGGTTGCTTGGTATTTCCCAGCCAGCCCTCAGTAAAAGGCTGAAAAAGCTGAGTGAAGAGTGATTTTGTCTATCTCTGGCAGCACATATTTTTCGCGGGGTGGTCCTGTGGTCGCCCCGCCTCCATTTTTAGATATCCAGAAAGTGTATTCACAACTCCTTAACGGCAAACCCTTATAACTTTTCGAATAGCTATAACCTCCTGTCTTTGCAGTTAACCCACCTTTATTCCGTTCTTGTTGCATTTTCGTGATTGTTTTTCATGGCGCGCGTTATACCTCTTTGCTGTTTACTAAAGTGTGACAAAAATGTAAAAACAGCGCTATATCAAGGGTATGGCTGGTCTTTCTCTCAATGGCATGAAAATTGCCAAGTGAAACCCGTAGATTATTTTCGCCGTTGATCGATAAACTGCGATCAGAATTTCCA of the Desulfosediminicola ganghwensis genome contains:
- a CDS encoding sigma-54-dependent transcriptional regulator, with the protein product MKKTLYPDFGVLLVDDESSWLRTISMTLAIEAGVTNVYRCSDSREVRGILSQNDIGLVLLDLNMPHISGMDLLAMVVEEFPQVSVIVVSGMNQVDTAVKSMKKGALDFFVKTDDVDRLIKGVQRALRSTELERENRQMRSRFFTGALENPELFEELVTRSSTMFSVFQYIEAIAVSSRPVLITGESGVGKELVARAIHKASRRSGPLVSVNVAGLDDNIFSSTLFGHKRGAYTGAEESRGGMVEQAAYGTLFLDEIGDLSIASQVKLLRLLQEGEYFPLGSDVVKRMNARVIVATHQDLAASQAEGRLRKDLYYRLCGHHVHIPPLRERKEDIALLLDLFLAQAAKEFGKKMPSYPKELIPLLENYSFPGNIREFKGMVFDAMTLHKSRMLSMDAFKRVIDGHAPVHDRATLQTNSVFNDEIQLPSLKEVASLLVVEAMKRSRGNQSLAARLLGISQPALSKRLKKLSEE
- a CDS encoding ATP-binding protein, producing MQAVDSQGRGTFLELGVSIPAFFLLLLAIQLLFTPGLLRQGAHLYVPYKKIVVGGSMGNPPYQYLDENNQPAGYNIDLTKAVAAEMKVEVEIVLGDPIELEREFLAGHIDLLQGVTRADSGVTSYPFFRHSAYSQKLFANVEYPERVQSLNQLKSGRVYLSRKTPLLEQIIEDYRHLEFIPVSSHAEALKQLSNGAADFVLITHLPGVQLSKQLEFFEQELPNARIVQVGELRSELGYGYSSRKDNVELLEHVRESFTNLELSGRQKEIKEQWLGKMDNSEPSRREKSVQLGGLIFSPLLLVVCMAFYWNHSLKREVGRRSRELAIQHHQLIQADKMTSLGILVAGVAHEINNPAALVLHNLSTLKRISEASSEVLEERYAKEGDFFIGGLPYSMLRQENAQIYGEMEDGMGRIVQIVNDLKDFARKDSIDLSESTSLNRVVKAALRLLESSLRKRFATIQVKLAENLPDFSGNSSRVQQVVINLVMNAVQAGGERELDIIVMTSYDQTGGELVLRVKDNGVGISNEQLVYLCDPFYTTKREQGGTGLGLSISEQIIKEHRGRLQFDSEVGRGTTVSMYLPVMKGQSIADEKDSLS